In Silene latifolia isolate original U9 population chromosome X, ASM4854445v1, whole genome shotgun sequence, the following proteins share a genomic window:
- the LOC141620894 gene encoding uncharacterized protein LOC141620894, whose protein sequence is MEGLLKALRSLGDQIRWQKPPTQDRPNDDRDSSKRCEWHQDICHRTEDCYKLRREVKFQVRKGNLDHLLSRGGKQDRREATNQVLPSAPPICTKIINVITGGSELSGLTYSAAKRKATGSKGDHPETSYRVSQSILPPVTFDETDIESGAEQHNDALTITLSIGNCTVRKALVDTGSSVNLIMLETLKTMGFDKENLIKKYVPLVGFSGETAHSVGEITIPTYIEGVNKLVRYLVIEGPTTYNVILGRPWLHQMKAVPSTYHQCLKFPTPWGTVTVKGDQEESRNCYTQALKATTKLPS, encoded by the coding sequence ATGGAAGGACTGCTGAAAGCACTGAGGAGCCTGGGTGATCAGATAAGGTGGCAGAAACCTCCCACTCAGGACCGACCCAACGACGACAGAGACAGCAGCAAAAGATGTGAATGGCACCAGGATATATGTCACAGAACAGAAGATTGCTACAAGTTGCGGAGGGAGGTGAAGTTCCAGGTACGCAAGGGAAACTTggaccacctgttatcacgtgggggcaagcaggatAGAAGAGAAGCAACAAATCAGGTGCTTCCTTCTGCTCCACCCATATGCACGAAAATtattaacgtgataacaggcggatcCGAGCTATCAGGTCTGACATATTCCGCTGCCAAAAGGAAAGCCACCGGAAGTAAAGGGGATCATCCAGAAACTTCGTACAGAGTAAGCCAGAGCATTTTACCCCCGGTAACTTTCGATGAGACTGACATAGAAAGCGGCGCAGAGCAGCACAACGATGCCCTAACTATAACGTTATCCATTGGCAATTGCACCGTGCGGAAAGCATTGGTAGATACAGGGAGCTCTGTGAACCTTATCATGCTCGAAACCCTCAAAACTATGGGTTTTGACAAAGAAAACCTGATAAAGAAATATGTGCCCCTGGTGGGATTCAGTGGGGAGACCGCGCATTCGGTGGGCGAGATAACCATCCCAACGTATATTGAAGGAGTTAATAAACTAGTGAGATACCTAGTCATCGAAGGACCAACCACCTACAACGTGATACTAGGAAGACCGTGGCTGCATCAGATGAAGGCAGTGCCTTCAACATATCATCAGTGTCTCAAGTTCCCAACACCATGGGGCACGGTTACGGTAAAAGGAGATCAAGAGGAGTCCAGAAACTGCTATACCCAAGCCCTCAAGGCTACAACCAAGCTCCCCTCATAG
- the LOC141620895 gene encoding uncharacterized protein LOC141620895, producing the protein MAAPESYADSPFTDDIATVALPKGFSVPTMTLFDGTTDPCDHISQFKQKMMVTTATGASKEACMGKGFGSNLTGAALQWFVGLPNGTISSFADLVNAFNQQLQRMRTPKQPSDLYRIVQEIGESIKDYVTRFNAEKVSIRGCDMSTAINAFRQGLDKESNLYK; encoded by the coding sequence ATGGCTGCACCAGAAAGCTATGCTGACTCACCATTCACTGACGATATAGCTACGGTGGCCTTACCAAAAGGATTTAGCGTCCCAACGATGACCCTCTTCGATGGAACCACAGACCCCTGTGATCATATCAGTCaattcaagcagaagatgatggttACTACCGCCACGGGAGCCTCAAAGGAGGCATGTATGGGTAAAGGATTCGGTTCAAACTtaaccggagcagcattacaatggttcgttGGCCTGCCTAACGGGACCATAAGTTCATTCGCCGATCTGGTCAACGCTTTCAACCAACAGCTCCAAAGAATGAGAACACCCAAGCAGCCAAGTGATCTATACAGGATCGTCCAGGAGATAGGTGAGTCAATCAAGGACTACGTCACTAGGTTCAATGCGGAAAAAGTCTCAATACGAGGCTGTGATATGTCCACTGCCATCAACGCCTTCAGGCAGGGCTTGGATAAGGAGTCAAACCTCTACAAATAA